Genomic window (Phocoena phocoena chromosome 20, mPhoPho1.1, whole genome shotgun sequence):
AAGAGGCAGCGTCCGCTCCTCCCATCAAGTCCTGGCAGCTCCGAGGCCTCCTCCAGACACTGGGTCCCGGTCTAGCAATCCCCTGGCCTGCTGGGTGACCTCAAGAAGGACAGCCTGGAGCCTCCGTGCCCTCAGTGTCaacagagaggcaaagggagactGACGTGCCCTCAGGAGCCTGGCTACCAAGAAAGCCCTGGACCCGTGACAGGAGTCCTCCCGAGCTCAAACTCAAAGCCCTCCCTTCTCGTCCTGTGCCTGGGAAGGGGGCATCCTAAGGCTCCAAGCCAGGGAGGGCTCCCTTACCAGTGGGGCAGGAGCACTTGGGGTCCATCTGGAGGAGCAGTGAGGCCCGAGGTCCAAAGCAAGGGGCGAAGCCGCTTCAGGGGTCCGGTGGGGGCCGTGTGGGAGCGAGGAGCCCGGGGGCTCAGTTATAGGCCGAGGAGGCGGCCCGGGcgcagaggccccgcccccgccttgcGCCCGCCCCGCGGATCCGCGCCGGCGCCGCCCTCCGCGCCCTGGGCCGGGCCGTGAGCAACAGGCGGGGCAGAGCGCACGATTCCACCTCGGTGCCGGCCGGAGCGGAGGGACCGGGTGCCGTGCGGTAAGCGGTGTCCCAGCCCCCTGGCCGCCCCTTCCCAATGTGCCCGACGGGAGCAGCCACCGTGTTGGCGGGTTGTGCAGGAATCCGGCTCCCGCGTCCTCCGGCCttccccgccccaggccccgccgccgccggcctCCGGGTCGCCGTTTCCTGCAGCCTGAGAACAGCCCCCGCCTCCCTCTCGTGTCCCCTGGCTTGGCTGGAGCCGGGGAGCGCTGTCAGAGAGCGCAGGCGGATGTGACCCTCACCACCGTTTCGCCGACCCCATGTGTCCCCAGGCGTTGCCAGCCCCGGTCCCCACCACGGTCCTTTGGAAGCATTTTTCCGGTCCCGCCTCCTGTAACCGCAGCGCGGTGAACATTGGCTTCAGCCGCGAGTCGCcacttgtgttttcctttcctggaggGGTCCTGGCTCATTTCTCCGGGGGCTTCTTTGCCTAAACTTTCCAGGGGCGCTCCTCACTGTAGCCGGCCCACCCCCACGCCAGGGTGGAGGTTCCCTAGCCATGGGACGCTTCCCCAGGGTCGGCATCATTGTAGGTGACAGGCAGACCTGGCGTTGAATAACAAAGCGAGACGAGTGCATAGTTCCCTTCGAGTAGTCCTGACAGTTATTCACCGTGGAGTCCATGCCAAGCCTTGTTAGTCACTTTTGCTCTTTGAGTTGTCACACCAACCGGGAAGGGAGACGGCAGTTAGGAGCCCGTTTCCCAAAGGCCAAAGTACCTACGGTACAAGGAGGCTACtgaggcaggcacacagtgctggGGAGTGGTGCCCTGCTTCTGTGTTTTTGTCGCTTCGCAGCTGAAAGAGGGAGTCAGTGAGAAAGCTCCCCTTTGGCCCAGAGCTGTGTCCTCAGCCCGTCTCCACCACGTCCAGCTCAATCCTGGGGGCGACCAAGGTGACCCAGTAGGAGCGTATTTATGATTCTGTGGCTACCTTCTGACTCTCTCCTTCAGTAGtgttcaagaggtttttttttttactttttggtatAACGTATTTCAGAAgatcactgaaaagaaaatggtaaggaaATCCTGATGCAGGTGACAGCAGAAGTGGCAGCatccttctgtgtctgtgaggagGGCACGGACTGTGTCCCTCACGGCTTTCTATCTGTAGTGTGTCAACGGCTCTTTGCGTGAAGGCAGGATAACCCTCTCGGGGGAACTGGTCCCACGCTCACAGGGTTGATGGggacggcccagagcacagagctaaACACACCGTCCTTGCTTGCGTGTCTGGAAGGAGAACAATGTCTCCTAGGCTGATGAtagcaaataagtaaatagataaataaatgaatgggcgaTGTGGTAGATTACTCACTGAGTGCCCAGTGTATTCTGACCTTCTTTGCATGTATTCAGTTCTTTAATCCCGAGAGCCAGACACTATTACTTTGCCCTTTAGGGCACAGGAGACTGAGCCACAGACAGGTTATGTCACGTGGCTATATGTGACACAGATGGGACTGGCCCTCCTGCAGGCTGACTGCAGCCCCGCGCCCAACCGGACACCACGTCATCCCATGAAGGGTGAGAACActgagcacctggcacagaggcagcagtgggaaaGCCCTGAGCCGGCACTCAGAACCCTCCGCACAGCTCTGTGacctctctgggctccagccGCCCACGTCTGCAGCCAGGAGCACAGCTGGACTGTCTGCGAAGACCCTTGCAGCCCTGAAAAAGGAGAGGCCGGATTCAGCCTCCCGTGATGTCGTAACCGGCACCGTGTGGCCGGGAGGTGAGACAGCTGCAGTGTAGGTTTAGTCCTCTGAGTATAGGCTGTGTGCCCTCGggtaagttgcttaacctctctggagttGGCACCATCACTCCAGACCACGCAGGTTCACCGAGTCTGTCCAAACGCTGTGGCGGTGACTCGTTGCACGGGGCTTGTTGGAGGACATCCCCACGCCCTCTGGCACTGGATAAGCAAGGTTCCTATCCATCTCTGCCCTCACCGTGAGCTTGCTCGCAAACCAGGGAGCCTTTCTCCAGGAGCTTGTGGGGAGCTCAAGGATTCTCTGTGCACAACTGTCAGTGTGGAGAGAGCGATCGTACAGGACACCGTTCGGGAAGCCCGAGCTAGGAGCCAGGCCACTATCTCGCTTATTGCCCCTCCTTGAAATGAATCTTTTgtatggaaaggaggaaatgaaatctcAGAGAGTATCAGTGACTTGCCAGGTCAGGAAGTGGCATGGCGGCTGTGAACCTGAGTGCCTGACACCAACGCCCACGCACGCAGCACGGGCCGGCTCCCGAAATGCCCTCTGCACTCGGAGCACCTGTGGCCGATCTTGGTCCTGACTTCTGAGCCAcgtgtctcctctttctctcggAGTGCCCATCAAATAGGAGTTCCCTCCCCAGACCGCCAGGGGGCCCAACACCTGAAATACACTACCTGTTCCCTCAGCACACACTTGTTGCTAATAAACCCCAGcaggcaccccaccccccccctccccgcactGCAGCACCACCGTCACTCTGCAGAGGAACACATGAAGTCCTTCTTCTGAAACCAAGTCTCAGGGAAACAGCTGCGAAATTCCCACCAAATCCAAATCACTTTCTTTCGGGATGTCAGGTAGCCACGGGCTGGGTTTTGAGGGAAGGGAAGATGTCAGCCTGACCTAGGGAGGAACTTGCGAAGATTCAGAGCCAAGCCCCCGCAGGGAGCTGTCACGGGTGCCCGTAGCCCTGGGCAAGCCAAGACTGATGTTccctgtggggaggcagggggcagggctgcTCCAGGCGTGTGTGGTCCACACAGTGGGGCATCTGTGAAGTGTTCCCAGGACTCGGGCGCACTTTCAATGTATGAGCAGCATAGGAGAGCGCCCAGTTTTCAGAATTGCTCCTCCACGTGTGAAGGTGGTTTTACGTGTTGCAGGGAGAACTGGGTGTCACATATCGTGTCCTTTGACACGTTTTCTTGGCGATCCTTTTTACTGACCAGGGTTAAAGCTgtggcagaaaatacagagaggtcTTTCCAGCGTGTTTTAGACGCAAGCCCCGTGCAGAAGTCACACAAGAGGGGTGTGGGATTCCATCCCCTCTGGGTACTTTCCAGGCTCTCGTCACGGAGGACTGAGTTTGGCAGGGGCCCCCAGAGAAGGAAAacgagaaatggacaactttctctgCAACCCCTACTCCTAAGGGCAGTAGAGGGAGTGTGTCCCCTGTGTGTCCAATGCCCTATGTCATCTGGCGAGGGTATCCTCTGGAGCTGAGAAACGGGAGCTCCAATTAACCTAAGCGGCTAAGaggctcagtgtgtgtgtgtgtgtgtgtgtgtgtgtgtgtgtgtgtgttgggggtgtggggtgtgcgGGGGTACTCTCTGGTCCAGAGCCGAGGTCTCTGCACGTCCAGCCCAGTTCCCCACGCCAGCCCTGATGGGCACGGAGTCTCTTTGTCCAAGACAGACCAAGGAAGACAGAGCCAGAATAAAGTCAACAGCTTTTATTAGAACTcacatatttcatagaaaaaggaATGTAGCGTCAGGTCCGGTTGTGTGAAAAACGGTCCAATGCAGGTTTGTCCTGCTTGCTCTGTTGACACCCGGGGCAGGCTCTCCGCGACATCAGGCACAGCAGCTGCACTTGTCCGAGGCCCCTTTGCAGACGCAGCCCTGGGCACACTTGGCGCAGCCCACGGGGCAGCAGGAGCAGCGGCCTGGGGAGGCAAGGGCAGCGTGCAGTCGGACCACGCGTTGTCCGGAACCACCCTTCCCAGcagcaggcctggccccagccgCCCTCAGGCCCAGACCCTGAGTTTACGATGGTGTCCTCTGTCCTGAGGTAATTGCTCTCACACACTAGGTTCAGGTTGCCCGGCCCATCTGCGCCCAGGACAGGGCACACGGCGCCTTTGGAGAGGCAGTGAGCAGGGCCTCTGGGGACAAGAGAaagccagcccccagcaccaccagTGATGTGAGCCAAGTCCTCAGGATCAAAGTGGAGGCAAAGCCCTCACAGAGCAGCTCCCGCTCGGGATAGGGAAGCTCTGGGCTGCTTCGACAGGAAGGGGCTGCACCAGGTCCGAGAAGCCACGCACGGCCACTGGTTCATGTCCCTAAAGTGCTTCGGTCCCTGAGAGGATTCAGAAGCGTGactcaggaggcaggaggactAGTTCTAGTGACAGGTCTGAGGTGGTTTGTTGGTGACccgtctgggcctcagtctccctgttcTCTAGTGCGCGCCTGGGTCTCGGTCATGCCGAAGGTGATTCCAGCTCTGATTGTGAATCCCTTCCTGGTGAGGGGGGGTGCCGGGAAGTTTGGTCACTGTCCTGCTCCTGCCTGCCCGCTGAGCTCTGGGCTCCCTCCTCGCACTCAGCCCAGACCCCGCATTCCCAGAGAAGGCCCCGCACACTCACTCTTCTTGCAGGAGGTGCATCTGCAGGCTTTGCAGGTGCAGGAGCCAGCGCAGCCGCAGGAGCCGCCTGCCGGGAAGGGAAAGGCCAGCAGTGAGCGGGGACAGGGATGCAGGAGCTACAGCAGACGGTCAGCGATGCCTCCCTGAGCCCTCCTCCTCTGTCAGGACTCAGCCCTGGGAGCTCGTGTCCACTCAGGCGGATAGAGAAGCCCCAGCTCCTCTCTTCTGGTCCAAGGAGAGTAGGTCCCCTCCTGATGGGACTCCACAGGGAAGGTCCCGGGCTCCAGACCCAGCCCAGGCcgactggggctgggggctggaggccgGGGCCCATGGCCTGAACCCCAAAGAGGCAGCGTCCGCTCCTCCCATCAAGTCCTGGCAGCTCCGAGGCCTCCTCCAGACACTGGGTCCCGGTCTAGCAATCCCCTGGCCTGCTGGGTGACCTCAAGAAGGACAGCCTGGAGCCTCCGTGCCCTCAGTGTCaacagagaggcaaagggagactGACGTGCCCTCAGGAGCCTGGCTACCAAGAAAGCCCTGGACCCGTGACAGGAGTCCTCCCGAGCTCAAACTCAAAGCCCTCCCTTCTCGTCCTGTGCCTGGGAAGGGGGCATCCTAAGGCTCCAAGCCAGGGAGGGCTCCCTTACCAGTGGGGCAGGAGCACTTGGGGTCCATCTGGAGGAGCAGTGAGGCCCGAGGTCCAAAGCAAGGGGCGAAGCCGCTTCAGGGGTCCGGTGGGGGCCGTGTGGGAGCGAGGAGCCCGGGGGCTCAGTTATAGGCCGAGGAGGCGGCCCGGGcgcagaggccccgcccccgccttgcGCCCGCCCCGCGGATCCGCGCCGGCGCCGCCCTCCGCGCCCTGGGCCGGGCCGTGAGCAACAGGCGGGGCAGAGCGCACGATTCCACCTCGGTGCCGGCCGGAGCGGAGGGACCGGGTGCCGTGCGGTAAGCGGTGTCCCAGCCCCCTGGCCGCCCCTTCCCAATGTGCCCGACGGGAGCAGCCACCGTGTTGGCGGGTTGTGCAGGAATCCGGCTCCCGCGTCCTCCGGCCttccccgccccaggccccgccgccgccggcctCCGGGTCGCCGTTTCCTGCAGCCTGAGAACAGCCCCCGCCTCCCTCTCGTGTCCCCTGGCTTGGCTGGAGCCGGGGAGCGCTGTCAGAGAGCGCAGGCGGATGTGACCCTCACCACCGTTTCGCCGACCCCATGTGTCCCCAGGCGTTGCCACCACGGTCCTTTGGAAGCATTTTTCCGGTCCCGCCTCCTGTAACCGCAGCGCGGTGAACATTGGCTTCAGCCGCGAGTCGCcacttgtgttttcctttcctggaggGGTCCTGGCTCATTTCTCCGGGGGCTTCTTTGCCTAAACTTTCCAGGGGCGCTCCTCACTGTAGCCGGCCCACCCCCACGCCAGGGTGGAGGTTCCCTAGCCATGGGACGCTTCCCCAGGGGCGGCATCATTGTAGGTGACAGGCAGACCTGGCGTTGAATAACAAAGCGAGACGAGTGCATAGTTCCCTTTGAGTAGTCCTGACAGTTACTCACCGTGGAGTCCATGCCAAGCCTTGTTAGTCACTTTTGCTCTTTGAGTTGTCACACCAACCGGGAAGGGAGACGGCAGTCAGGAGCCCGTTTCCCAAAGGCCAGAGTACCTACGGTACAAGGAGGCTACtgaggcaggcacacagtgctggGGAGTGGTGCCCTGCTTCTGTGTTTTTGTCGCTTCGCAGCTGAAAGAGGGAGTCAGTGAGAAAGCTCCCCTTTGGCCCAGAGCTGTGTCCTCAGCCCGTCTCCACCACGTCCAGCTCAATCCTGGGGGCGACCAAGGTGACCCAGTAGGAGCGTATTTATGATTCTGTGGCTACCTTCTGATTCTCTCCTTCAGTAGtgttcaagaggttttttttttttattttttggtataacGTATTTCAGAAgatcactgaaaagaaaatggtaaggaaATCCTGATGCAGGTGACAGCAGAAGTGGCAGGatccttctgtgtctgtgaggagGGCACGGACTGTGTCCCTCACGGCTTTCTCTCTGTAGTGTCAACGGCTCTTTGCGTGAAGGCAGGATAACCCTCTCGGGGGAACTGGTCCCACGCTCACAGGGTTGATGGggacggcccagagcacagagctaaACACACCGTCCTTGCTTGCGTGTCTGGAAGGAGAACAATGTCTCCTAGGCTGATGAtagcaaataagtaaatagataaataaatgaatgggcagTGTGGTAGATTACTCACTGAGTGCCCAGTGTATTCTGACCTTCTTTGCATGTATTCAGTTCTTTAATCCCGAGAGCCAGACACTATTACTTTGCCCTTTAGGGCACAGGAGACTGAGCCACAGACAGGTTATGTCACGTGGCTATATGTGACACAGATGGGACTGGCCCTCCTGCAGGCTGACTGCAGCCCCGCGCCCAACCGGACACCACGTCATCCCATGAAGGGTGAGAACActgagcacctggcacagaggcagcagtgggaaaGCCCTGAGCCGGCACTCAGAACCCTCCGCACAGCTCTGTGacctctctgggctccagccGCCCACCTCTGCAGCCAGGAGCACAGCTGGACTGTCTGCGAAGACCCTTGCAGCCCTGAAAAAGGAGAGGCCGGATTCAGCCTCCCGTGATGTCGTAACCGGCACCGTGTGGCCGGGAGGTGAGACAGCTGCAGTGTAGGTTTAGTCCTCTGAGTATAGGCTGTGTGCCCTCGggtaagttgcttaacctctctggagttGGCACCATCACTCCAGACCACGCAGGTTCACCGAGTCTGTCCAAACGCTGTGGCGGTGACTCGTTGCACGGGGCTTGTTGGAGGACATCCCCACGCCCTCTGGCACTGGATAAGCAAGGTTCCTATCCATCTCTGCCCTCACCGTGAGCTTGCTCGCAAACCAGGGAGCCTTTCTCCAGGAGCTTGTGGGGAGCTCAAGGATTCTCTGTGCACAACTGTCAGTGTGGAGAGAGCGATCGTACAGGACACCGTTCGGGAAGCCCGAGCTAGGAGCCAGGCCACTATCTCGCTTATTGCCCCTCCTTGAAATGAATCTTTTgtatggaaaggaggaaatgaaatctcAGAGAGTATCAGTGACTTGCCAGGTCAGGAAGTGGCATGGCGGCTGTGAACCTGAGTGCCTGACACCAACGCCCACGCACGCAGCACGGGCCGGCTCCCGAAATGCCCTCTGCACTCGGAGCACCTGTGGCCGATCTTGGTCCTGACTTCTGAGCCAcgtgtctcctctttctctcggAGTGCCCATCAAATAGGAGTTCCCTCCCCAGACCGCCAGGGGGCCCAACACCTGAAATACGCTACCTGTTCCCTCAGCACACACTTGTTGCTAATAAACCCCAGcaggcaccccacccccccccgccccgcactgCAGCACCACCGTCACTCTGCAGAGGAACACATGAAGTCCTTCTTCTGAAACCAAGTCTCAGGGAAACAGCTGGGAAATTCCCACCAAATCCAAATCACTTTCTTTCGGGATGTCAGGTAGCCACGGGCTGGGTTTTGAGGGAAGGGAAGATGTCAGCCTGACCTAGGGAGGAACTTGCGAAGATTCAGAGCCAAGCCCCCGCAGGGAGCTGTCACGGGTGCCCGTAGCCCTGGGCAAGCCAAGACTGATGTTccctgtggggaggcagggggcagagctgctccaggcGTGTGTGGTCCACACAGTGGGGCATCTGTGAAGTGTTCCCAGGACTCGGGCGCACTTTCAATGTATGAGCAGCATAGGAGAGCGCCCGGTTTTCAGAATTGCTCCTCCACGTGTGAAGGTGGTTTTACGTGTTGCAGGGAGAACTGGGTGTCACATATCGTGTCCTTTGACACGTTTTCTTGGCGATCCTTTTTACTGACCAGGGTTAAAGCTgtggcagaaaatacagagaggtcTTTCCAGCGTGTTTTAGACGCAAGCCCCGTGCAGAAGTCACACAAGAGGGGTGTGGGATTCCATCCCCTCTGGGTACTTTCCAGGCTCTCGTCACGGAGGACTGAGTTTGGCAGGGGCCCCCAGAGAAGGAAAacgagaaatggacaactttctctgCAACCCCTACTCCTAAGGGCAGTAGAGGGAGTGTGTCCCGTGTGTCCAATGCCCTATGTCATCTGGCGAGGGTATCCTCTGGAGCTGAGAAACGGGAGCTCCAATTAACCTAAGCGGCTAAGaggctcagtgtgtgtgtgtgtgtgtgtgtgtgtgtgtgtgtgtgtgttgggggtgtggggtgtgcgGGGGTACTCTCTGGTCCAGAGCCGAGGTCTCCGCACGTCCAGCCCAGTTCCCCACGCCAGCCCTGATGGGCACGGAGTCTCTTTGTCCAAGACAGACCAAGGAAGACAGAGCCAGAATAAAGTCAACAGCTTTTATTAGAACTcacatatttcatagaaaaaggaATGTAGCGTCAGGTCCGGTTGTGTGGAAAACGGTCCAATGCAGGTTTGTCCTGCTTGCTCTGTTGACACCCGGGGCAGGCTCTCCGCGACATCAGGCACAGCAGCTGCACTTGTCCGAGGCCCCTTTGCAGACGCAGCCCTGGGCACACTTGGCGCAGCCCACGGGGCAGCAGGAGCAGCGGCCTGGGGAGGCAAGGGCAGCGTGCAGTCGGACCACGCGTTGTCCGGAACCACCCTTCCCAGcagcaggcctggccccagccgCCCTCAGGCCCAGACCCTGAGTTTACGATGGTGTCCTCTGTCCTGAGGTAATTGCTCTCACACACTAGGTTCAGGTTGCCCGGCCCATCTGCGCCCAGGACAGGGCACACGGCGCCTTTGGAGAGGCAGTGAGCAGGGCCTCTGGGGACAAGAGAaagccagcccccagcaccaccagTGATGTGAGCCAAGTCCTCAGGATCAAAGTGGAGGCAAAGCCCTCACAGAGCAGCTCCCGCTCGGGATAGGGAAGCTCTGGGCTGCTTCGACAGGAAGGGGCTGCACCAGGTCCGAGAAGCCACGCACGGCCACTGGTTCATGTCCCTAAAGTGCTTCGGTCCCTGAGAGGATTCAGAAGCGTGactcaggaggcaggaggactAGTTCTAGTGACAGGTCTGAGGTGGTTTGTTGGTGACccgtctgggcctcagtctccctgttcTCTAGTGCGCGCCTGGGTCTCGGTCATGCCGAAGGTGATTCCAGCTCTGATTGTGAATCCCTTCCTGGTGAGGGGGGGTGCCGGGAAGTTTGGTCACTGTCCTGCTCCTGCCTGCCCGCTGAGCTCTGGGCTCCCTCCTCGCACTCAGCCCAGACCCCGCATTCCCAGAGAAGGCCCCGCACACTCACTCTTCTTGCAGGAGGTGCATCTGCAGGCTTTGCAGGTGCAGGAGCCAGCGCAGCCGCAGGAGCCGCCTGCCGGGAAGGGAAAGGCCAGCAGTGAGCGGGGACAGGGATGCAGGAGCTACAGCAGACGGTCAGCGATGCCTCCCTGAGCCCTCCTCCTCTGTCAGGACTCAGCCCTGGGAGCTCGTGTCCACTCAGGCGGATAGAGAAGCCCCAGCTCCTCTCTTCTGGTCCAAGGAGAGTAGGTCCCCTCCTGATGGGACTCCACAGGGAAGGTCCCGGGCTCCAGACCCAGCCCAGGCcgactggggctgggggctggaggccgGGGCCCATGGCCTGAACCCCAAAGAGGCAGCGTCCGCTCCTCCCATCAAGTCCTGGCAGCTCCGAGGCCTCCTCCAGACACTGGGTCCCGGTCTAGCAATCCCCTGGCCTGCTGGGTGACCTCAAGAAGGACAGCCTGGAGCCTCCGTGCCCTCAGTGTCaacagagaggcaaagggagactGACGTGCCCTCAGGAGCCTGGCTACCAAGAAAGCCCTGGACCCGTGACAGGAGTCCTCCCGAGCTCAAACTCAAAGCCCTCCCTTCTCGTCCTGTGCCTGGGAAGGGGGCATCCTAAGGCTCCAAGCCAGGGAGGGCTCCCTTACCAGTGGGGCAGGAGCACTTGGGGTCCATCTGGAGGAGCAGTGAGGCCCGAGGTCCAAAGCAAGGGGCGAAGCCGCTTCAGGGGTCCGGTGGGGGCCGTGTGGGAGCGAGGAGCCCAGGGGCTCAGTTATAGGCCGAGGAGGCGGCCCGGGcgcagaggccccgcccccgccttgcGCCCGCCCCGCGGATCCGCGCCGGCGCCGCCCTCCGCGCCCTGGGCCGGGCCGTGAGCAACAGGCGGGGCGGAGCGCACGATTCCACCTCGGTGCCGGCCGGAGCGGAGGGACCGGGTGCCGTGCGGTAAGCGGTGTCCCAGCCCCCTGGCCGCCCCTTCCCAATGTGCCCGACGGGAGCAGCCACCGTGTTGGCGGGTTGTGCAGGAATCCGGCTCCCGCGTCCTCCGGCCttccccgccccaggccccgccgccgccggcctCCGGGTCGCCGTTTCCTGCAGCCTGAGAACAGCCCCCGCCTCCCTCTCGTGTCCCCTGGCTTGGCTGGAGCCGGGGAGCGCTGACAGAGAGCGCAGGCGGATGTGACCCTCACCACCGTTTCGCCGACCCCATGTGTCCCCAGGCGTTGCCACCACGGTCCTTTGGAAGCATTTTTCCGGTACCGCCTCCTGTAACCGCAGCGCGGTGAACATTGGCTTCAGCCGCGAGTCGCcacttgtgttttcctttcctggaggGGTCCTGGCTCATTTCTCCGGGGGCTTCTTTGCCTAAACTTTCCAGGGGCGCTCCTCACTGTAGCCGGCCCACCCCCACGCCAGGGTGGAGGTTCCCTAGCCATGGGACGCTTCCCCAGGGGCGGCATCATTGTAGGTGACAGGCAGACCTGGCGTTGAATAACAAAGCGAGACGAGTGCATAGTTCCCTTTGAGTAGTCCTGACAGTTACTCACCGTGGAGTCCATGCCAAGCCTTGTTAGTCACTGTTGCTCTTTGAGTTGTCACACCAACCGGGAAGGGAGACGGCAGTCAGGAGCCCGTTTCCCAAAGGCCAGAGTACCTACGGTACAAGGAGGCTACtgaggcaggcacacagtgctggGGAGTGGTGCCCTGCTTCTGTGTTTTTGTCGCTTCGCAGCTGAAAGAGGGAGTCAGTGAGAAAGCTCCCCTTTGGCCCAGAGCTGTGTCCTCAGCCCGTCTCCACCACGTCCAGCTCAATCCTGGGGGCGACCAAGGTGACCCAGTAGGAGCGTATTTATGATTCTGTGGCTACCTTCTGATTCTCTCCTTCAGTAGtgttcaagaggttttttttttttattttttggtataacGTATTTCAGAAgatcactgaaaagaaaatggtaaggaaATCCTGATGCAGGTGACAGCAGAAGTGGCAGGatccttctgtgtctgtgaggagGGCACGGACTGTGTCCCTCACGGCTTTCTCTCTGTAGTGTCAACGGCTCTTTGCGTGAAGGCAGGATAACCCTCTCGGGGGAACTGGTCCCACGCTCACAGGGTTGATGGggacggcccagagcacagagctaaACACACCGTCCTTGCTTGCGTGTCTGGAAGGAGAACAATGTCTCCTAGGCTGATGAtagcaaataagtaaatagataaataaatgaatgggcagTGTGGTAGATTACTCACTGAGTGCCCAGTGTATTCTGACCTTCTTTGCATGTATTCAGTTCTTTAATCCCGAGAGCCAGACACTATTACTTTGCCCTTTAGGGCACAGGAGACTGAGCCACAGACAGGTTATGTCACGTGGCTATATGTGACACAGATGGGACTGGCCCTCCTGCAGGCTGACTGCAGCCCCGCGCCCAACCGGACACCACGTCATCCCATGAAGGGTGAGA
Coding sequences:
- the LOC136140462 gene encoding metallothionein-1E-like; this translates as MDPKCSCPTGGSCGCAGSCTCKACRCTSCKKSRCSCCPVGCAKCAQGCVCKGASDKCSCCA